A segment of the Oxyura jamaicensis isolate SHBP4307 breed ruddy duck chromosome 12, BPBGC_Ojam_1.0, whole genome shotgun sequence genome:
AGTTGTTCTGTGGCGGTATTGCTGTTTCAGGACAGACACCCAAATATCCCCGTGCAAACTACACTTCCTCTTTCAGCAGTTTTTAATAGTGACCACTAACGCAGCTGCCACAGAAGTGACAATGCTTTGTCTTCCTgcaaccaagaaaaaatatttaacatcgATTTCTGTAGCTGGGAAGTTAACTATGAGCACTTTTGTGAACAGTTTCTTTCGAGATTGTCCCTCTGTGTTCTCCCTTTACTGCACTGTGGACTTACTCCTGCTATTTTTTGGATCTCCCGAACACCCGGAGGACCTctggcagccaccagcagggctgggggcagccagcACACACCTCTTCCCAGCAGGCAGGAAAGCTGAACTGAAggacctgctgctccagaaCCAATGCCCTCATTGCCCTACCGATCCAATTTATTGGGCCAACCAAATTCTCACTGTTAAGCAGTTTGCTGAACCTAGCCAGAAAGGGAAGCTACGCACAGACTGCTATTTGGATTCTCCCCACCGCGTTTCCACGAAGGAGGGTGCAGGAACGATGCTCGCTTTTTGTGCCTGCAAGAAATACCAACTAGCTGTTAGCCCAGAGAGCAGCCTTAGATCTGCTTACTGACAACAACGTGGTTTCTTAATGCACTGGTACTGAGAGGTGCtatggaaaatgtatttgtttagtCCCTGGCAAAATAATTCCCTCCATATCTCTCCCCTAAAGTCAAGCAGTATTCCTGTTGATATGAAGTTAACACCTGTAATGAGTGGTGTAGTGCTTTGGTGCACTGGGAAATAGGGTTTTACTGAACTAGGGAAGGCACAGCATGCTGGAAGCTGatgcccagggctgctgccaaGCTTCTCCAGGACCCAGGTCACAAGGCGAGGGCAGCCCGCAGCTTCCACCAGTGTCTCAAACTCCCTCCATGTTTAGGGGATGTTTCTCCACCCAGTattgcaaacagaaatacaatttttagcACACAGTTAAAATAAGTGCCCCGGATCACAAGGCACCCATTAAatatcattttcagaaaaaaaaggggggggaaaaaaagctaaaatgttCTGAACTGATCCCGACTTCTCACTGGCTTATACTGCACTCGGCTACTGGGAGCGctgtttttgtttaaaggaaagcaaagaagaaagccCACGGTAACTTAACACACAAAGGTTCTCGCTAGGCAGAGCACCGAGGTGTCTGGCAGCTAATGACCATGTACTAACTTAATTCAGCCCCGCTGCTTTCAGTGGGAGTTGGGAACACTCACGGTTTCCCAGGAGCCACGCCTGGTCTGTCCACCTTGTCTTCATGGTTATTCCTTAGTGGTTATTTTGAACCACACACCGTCAGAGACTTGGTTTTCATGGCTTGGGTGTCCTGCAGCTCATCCACCCAATAAACGAGATTTCCTACAAACACATCATGGCTAGTTTTCATTCGGAAAGGTGGGATTATAGTTCTGATCTCGGGAACACAGAGGAACCTTACATTCACGAGCCGTACTCCCCCGCCAACGCCATCGTGCTCCTCGAGTCCCTCGGGCACTGCAGTGAGCCgggagccctgcaggcaccCGCTGTGCCGCGGAGCCCTGGAAGCTGGGACCTCTGCGGCAAGGGGTGGCTGCCAGCACCCTCAGCATCGAGCCAAGGGGTGTTCCCGCACACGCAAGGGTTGAGATGGTCACACATAGCTTATATAAGCCACAGCACAAAAGCAGTTGTTCCTCTTTAGTTACATCTAGAACTTGTAGTGTGCTTTTTCACTGATGAGTGCCGAAATTTCAGTTTCCCAGAGCGACGGATGGGGCTTTACAGCACAAGCAGCGGGTAAAGAGAAAGTCCACGATGTGGCTTTTCCCTCATGCTGCGGCCTCTTGACTGTCATCCACAAAGCACGGCATTAAAAGGGACGGGGGcatgcagagctgagcagaacTTACTTTTTGATTGCACCGCCTTTTCATGTATAGCCTCATCcgtgctgccctgggctggcGGAGATTGGAGACAATAATGTGCAGGTCATCTCTAAAGAACATTTTCCAGTTAAAGAGAATTAAATCCTTTGGCAGTAGAAAATAACTAGAGAAATGTCGCTGGTAACTTGTAAAGTCATATGTCTACAGCGATCAAAACCCCAGAAGTGAAAGCAGAGATGCCTTCTTACCGAGGAGGAACAATAAATGCAGTGTGCAAGGAAGAGGATATAAATATTCAACAAAGAAAggttccattttttattttttttttttcaaaaatgtggaTGCGTTcccacattttaaaagaagctttgaaatctttttcgggcagtttcatttttaaagtattacaCAATTCTTTTAACTACGTTAGAGTTAAATCAGCACTAACGCATCAGTAGGACTAGAGCTTTAGGAGGCACGGGCTTCTTCCTGCTCATCTACCGAGAGCAAAGCGATAGGACAGCCTGTGGAGGAACGCGTGTCTGGAGCAGTATCACCTCCCGGAGTGGTAACTGCAGCACAGCGGTAGCCAGAATACCTCAGTTTACATCAGCTTCCTCATTGCGCTACAGTACTAGCAGATATTCCTACTTCTGCAGTGTTGTTAggattgttttttaatgcagttaatGTCTTGGTCAATGTTTGGATCAGCTGAAGTTCTTTGACAAGGAATGCTTGTTCCACCTTTGGCTTCCCCCCCTCCAGTGTGGTCTTCTCATCCCTTAGGAAATCCAACTACCAGACGGGAAATCTAACTCTACGGGGTCAAATCTTTCCGGGTAACATCCCGCTTCCCTTCCTCCAACATCCACCGAACAAGTAACAGCATGCCACCAGAAAAATGCTCTTTGGTGTGCACTGCTTCTGTGTATATAATCTGAAATGAATATGGTGTTGTTATTTAATACGCTGACCAGATTTTGGAATACAATTGTATTGTGAACGTCACATCTGTCACCAGTATCTAGAGGAccagaactatttttaaaagttgtgttCAGTTCTGATATTTTATATGGCAGTAACTTTTGTTGGCTTTGATTAGgttctgatttttaataaaagctatttCCCTCTTCCTGCTATTAGCCTACCCGTGCTACACACACTCTTTCAGATATAGCACAACTTGCTTATTTcagttacaaaaagaaaagaaaagaaagccaaatCCTCATCTGGACCCTCATCTGCAGTCACTGTAGCACGAGATACAGAGCATCACCTCAGATGTTGAGAGGTCTGATTTATAAATCATTGTTCAGATTTGTTGCATGCCTCGCTCAGGTATCCCTTGTATTTAATTCAGCCACCACCACGATCACCGGGGGGAAACACCGTTCATTCAGCATCACCGAAAGCAACGCACGTGTCTGAGCTGGAAGTTAAGCAGTGGTTGCATTTAACAATGCAGACATCGCACATGCAGAAGGAAATCTCATTGTTGTATCCATGCTTTTTACAGCACAAGGAATAGACAGGTTTGCATACAACAAACCGGTTCTTGTAGTTTACTTTTTCCACAAAGAATGAGAAAGATTTCCACAAGAGCTCAGTCGTCTCCTTGAATACGTGCTCAGACTCCCAACACAACAGGGTTTCTGATGCACACTGGACACCATCGGGTTAATTTAAACGTGCTCTTTGATGAGTAACTTCAGGCTAAAAGCTATGAATGATGTGGTTTCCACAGTTGGGATTCTGCATTGGAGTTGGGGTAAATAATCCACGCGTGACACAATGCAGTACGAGCAGCTAAAATAGGGACAGTACGTTCATTTAATTCTATTTAGTGTTACTGTTTGGTGCTGGGCTGGATTAAGTCTAAACTGTTATCTGGAACTGATTTCATTAACTTTGATGAATTTTGGCAAAGTTCTTATGCATTTGGCTTGAGACTTATCAAACAACATCTTCCTATCCCGTTAATTCCCTACACCTGAAATGCAGAACAGTGGGATTGCGATGGCAGCCTGAACTCTAACAGGGATCATGTTCTGGACGCTCATTTGGGACCTACCCATCCCCACAAGCATATCCTAGATCCTTAGCACTTCCCAAGCCATTCAAACAAATATTGCATAGTAAAACTGAAAGATCTCTGAAAGTTGCATTTTCAGATGATTGCATGTATTGTTATGTTCACTTGAGAACTACCAGAGTTCCAAAACATACACACTTCACCAAGGAGGAACTTTCCTAAGAGATACAATGTTAATTTACTAAGTAAAACTGTCTTCAGATACTTCTCTTTAAAGGATGAAGAAATCAAAGAATATATGAACTGTATGTGAGATGAGCGTAACATATATCCTTATCTGTTTTCAGGAACATCTTCAGGCACCGATTTGCAGAAGATCCTGGAACACAGAGGAGCGGCTGAGAGCCTTCagaccattttttttgtcttctctaaCCTTAGAAAATTGTCTTTCATCTTCTGGATGACCAAGCCTTTCACCCTAAATTTTaagctttacattttcttcctgacaaCAAATTACACGCtcaatttattgttattttgagGGGCTGGAGAGCTGAACTCACTAGCTGACCAGCATGGCTAAGATCAGATTGGTTTTAACTGTTTGCCAGTTGGTGCTAGAATTGTTAATGAATTCACTAACTGAGTCTTCCGTACAGAGTAATGAATGTCCACAGCTTTGTGTATGTGAAATCAGGCCATGGTTTACACCACAGTCAACGTACAGGGAAGCCACAACAGTTGACTGCAACGACCTTCGTTTAACAAAAATCCCCAGCAACCTTTCCAGTGACACTCAAGTCCTTCTGTTACAAAGCAACAATATCGCAAAGACCACAGATGAACTCCAACAGTTGTTTAATTTAACAGAATTagatttttcacaaaataactTCACAAGTATCAAAGACGTGGGGCTCTCAAATCTTACTCAACTAACGACATTGCACCTGGAGGAAAACCAGATAACGGAGATGACTGACTACTGCTTGCAAGACCTTTGCAACCTTCAGGAGTTATATATAAACCACAATCAGatcagcagcatttctgcaaaTGCCTTCTCTGGCCTGAAGAATCTGTTAAGACTACATCTCAACTCCAACAAGTTAAAGGTTATTGACAGCCGTTGGTTTGATTCTACTCCTAACTTAGAGATTCTGATGATCGGAGAAAATCCAGTGATTGGAATACTAGATATGAACTTCAAACCACTCTCCAATTTAAGGAGTCTGGTTTTGGCAGGTATGTATCTCACAGACATCCCTGGCAATGCCTTGGTAGGCTTGGATAGTCTTGAAAGTCTTTCCTTCTATGACAACAAATTGGTAAAAGTCCCTCAGCTGGCACTGGAGAAGGTTCCCAATCTAAAATTTCTGGATCTCAACAAAAACCCAATTCATAAAATTCAAGAaggtgattttaaaaacatgctcaGATTGAAAGAGCTTGGAATCAATAATATGGGAGAACTCGTTTCTGTTGATAGGTACGCGCTGGACAACCTGCCCGAACTTACCAAGCTTGAAGCCACCAACAACCCCAAGCTGTCTTACATACATCGTTTGGCATTTCGCAACGTTCCCGCCCTGGAGAGCCTGATGCTGAACAACAATGCCTTGAATGCCGTCTACCAAAAAACAGTGGAATCCCTCCCAAACCTGCGTGAGATCAGTATCCACAGTAACCCGCTCAGGTGTGACTGTGTCATCCACTGGATCAActcaaacaaaaccaacatccGTTTCATGGAACCTCTATCCATGTTTTGCGCGATGCCTCCCGAGTACAGAGGGCAGCAGGTGAAGGAGGTGCTAATACAGGATTCAAACGAACAATGTCTTCCAATGATCTCGCATGAGACCTTTCCAAATCACTTAAACTTGGACATCGGCATGACAGTGTTTTTAGATTGTCGGGCCATGGCAGAACCCGAGCCAGAAATTTACTGGGTCACTCCTCTCGGAAATAAAGTAACTGTTGAAAGCCTCTCCGACAAATACAAGCTGAGCAGTGAAGGTACCTTGGAAATCGCTAACATTCAGATCGAAGACTCGGGGAGGTACACTTGTGTTGCTCAAAACATAGAAGGAGCTGACACGAGGGTCGCTACTATCCGGGTGAACGGAACACTTCTGGATGGTACCCAGGTTCTGAAAATCTACGTCAAGCAAGCCGAATCGCATTCCATTTTAGTTTCTTGGAAGGTTAACTCCAATGTCATGACTTCCAATCTAAAATGGTCATCAGCTACTATGAAGATTGACAACCCTCACATTACATACACTGCTAGGGTCCCCGTTGATGTACACGAATATAACCTCACGCATTTACAACCATCTACAGATTATGAAGTGTGTCTAACTGTGTCAAACATCCATCAACAAACACAGAGGTCCTGCGTTAATGttacaacaaaaaatgcagcttttgcGCTAGATATTTCAGATCAAGAAACCAGCACTGCTCTCGCAGCAGTAATGGGATCAATGTTTGCCGTTATTAGTCTTGCCTCCATTTCTGTTTACATTGCAAAaagatttaagagaaaaaacTACCACCAttccttgaaaaaatatatgcaaaagaCCTCTTCAATCCCACTGAACGAGCTCTATCCTCCACTTATTAATCTCTGGGAAGGTGACAGTGAAAAGGACAAGGATGGTTCTGCAGAGACCAAGCCAACCCAAGTCGACACATCCAGAAGCTATTACATGTGGTAACTCAGAGGATATTTTGCTTCTGGTAGTAAGGAGCACAAAGacttttttgctttattctgcAAAAATGAGAAGTTGAAGACTTTTGTATTCTTGACTTTGCTAGCTTGTGGCAGAGTGGTGAGGACAGGTggatatttcagaattttttagTATAGCGTATCGCAATTGTTTGACACAAATGGCAGCTTCACCTAGCtcccagattttctttttttttccttcctttttttagtTATTGTGCTAAACTTAATGCTGTTCTAACTACAGTgctgaataaaattaatgagaGGCTGGGGTTACCCTTGATCCCAAAGTAGCACAACCCCATTCCTCTGAAGCCATCAGTAGAGTACAGTATCTTGCAAAGCTAACATACAGTTTTGAAA
Coding sequences within it:
- the LRRN1 gene encoding leucine-rich repeat neuronal protein 1, producing the protein MAKIRLVLTVCQLVLELLMNSLTESSVQSNECPQLCVCEIRPWFTPQSTYREATTVDCNDLRLTKIPSNLSSDTQVLLLQSNNIAKTTDELQQLFNLTELDFSQNNFTSIKDVGLSNLTQLTTLHLEENQITEMTDYCLQDLCNLQELYINHNQISSISANAFSGLKNLLRLHLNSNKLKVIDSRWFDSTPNLEILMIGENPVIGILDMNFKPLSNLRSLVLAGMYLTDIPGNALVGLDSLESLSFYDNKLVKVPQLALEKVPNLKFLDLNKNPIHKIQEGDFKNMLRLKELGINNMGELVSVDRYALDNLPELTKLEATNNPKLSYIHRLAFRNVPALESLMLNNNALNAVYQKTVESLPNLREISIHSNPLRCDCVIHWINSNKTNIRFMEPLSMFCAMPPEYRGQQVKEVLIQDSNEQCLPMISHETFPNHLNLDIGMTVFLDCRAMAEPEPEIYWVTPLGNKVTVESLSDKYKLSSEGTLEIANIQIEDSGRYTCVAQNIEGADTRVATIRVNGTLLDGTQVLKIYVKQAESHSILVSWKVNSNVMTSNLKWSSATMKIDNPHITYTARVPVDVHEYNLTHLQPSTDYEVCLTVSNIHQQTQRSCVNVTTKNAAFALDISDQETSTALAAVMGSMFAVISLASISVYIAKRFKRKNYHHSLKKYMQKTSSIPLNELYPPLINLWEGDSEKDKDGSAETKPTQVDTSRSYYMW